In Paroedura picta isolate Pp20150507F chromosome 12, Ppicta_v3.0, whole genome shotgun sequence, one DNA window encodes the following:
- the LETM2 gene encoding LETM1 domain-containing protein LETM2, mitochondrial isoform X1 — MAFYSCNIFLAIARSRGPHLLVHSSCSPFSPSIAVVQLVDSHLNRTYQKDTECQQLLYGTKQGIGLPLSLTQPVRLLHSSPHRHQEGQDKPQLKQSTAKKDTEVVSVPVKGTEPAVSKKSLWQKIVDELKHYYNGFHLLWIDTKVAARMVWRLLHGQILSRRERRRLLRTSADLFRLVPFLVFIIVPFMEFLLPVFLKLFPEMLPSTFETESKKEEKQRKKLSAKLEIAKFLQETITEMARRNKASTGEATKQFSSYVQKVRHSGQQPSTQEIVQFTKLFEDELTLEHFERPQLVALCRLLELQPIGTNNLLRFQLLMKLRSIKVDDEMIAKEGVNGLSVSELQSACRARGMRSLGLTTEQLKEQIKQWLDLHLKENVPPSLLLLSRALYLTEVKPKPIAVLSADPLPSKAAEEMGTSKDHETLLDSAPRVQGSKSEEFITQPTEKLPVPQVSADPPASKTKMETSRSSKASANGV, encoded by the exons ATGGCCTTCTACAGCTGTAACATATTCCTCGCAATAGCCAGGTCCAG GGGACCCCACCTGCTTGTACACTCCAGCTGCTCCCCATTTTCTCCCTCCATTGCAGTTGTTCAGCTGGTAGATTCCCACCTTAATCGAACTTACCAGAAGGACACTGAGTGCCAGCAGCTACTCTACGGCACAAAGCAGGGCATCGGACTACCTCTCTCGCTAACACAGCCCGTGCGACTGCTTCACTCATCGCCTCACAGGCACCAAGAGGGTCAGGACAAGCCCCAGCTTAAGCAAAGTACTGCGAAAAAGGACACTGAGGTGGTCAGCGTTCCAGTCAAAGGCACAGAGCCTGCTGTGTCCAAGAAATCATTGTGGCAAAAGATTGTGGATGAACTGAAACACTACTATAACGGATTCCACTTGCTTTGGATTGACACAAAAGTGGCTGCCAGGATGGTGTGGAGACTGTTGCACGGACAGATCCTCAGTAGGAGAGAAAGGCGAAGG CTGTTGAGAACATCTGCTGATCTCTTCCGGCTGGTTCCTTTCCTGGTGTTCATCATTGTCCCCTTCATGGAATTCTTATTGCCCGTGTTTCTGAAACTGTTTCCTGAGATGCTGCCCTCAACCTTTGAAACAGAATCCAAAAAG gaagaaaagcagagaaAGAAGCTGAGTGCCAAGCTGGAAATAGCCAAATTCCTGCAGGAGACCATAACAGAAATGGCCAGAAGGAACAAAGCCTCTACAGGAGAAGCCACCAAGCAATTCTCTTCGTATGTTCAAAAG GTTCGGCATAGCGGCCAGCAGCCCAGCACCCAGGAGATTGTCCAGTTTACCAAGCTGTTTGAGGATGAACTCACCCTGGAACACTTTGAGCGGCCTCAGCTAGTAGCCCTCTGCAGGCTGCTGGAGCTGCAACCCATTGGGACCAATAATCTCCTCCGCTTCCAGCTTTTGATGAAACTCAGGTCTATTAAAGTAGATGATGAA ATGATTGCCAAGGAAGGTGTTAATGGCTTGAGTGTGTCTGAGCTGCAGAGTGCATGCAGGGCAAGAGGAATGCGGTCATTGGGCCTCACAACAGAACAACTGAAAGAGCAAATAAAACAG TGGCTTGATCTGCATCTGAAAGAGAACGTTCCTCCTTCCCTGTTGCTGCTTTCTCGTGCCTTATATTTGACGGAGGTGAAGCCCAAACCTATTGCAGTGTTGTCAGCTGAT CCTCTGCCGAGCAAAGCTGCTGAAGAAATGGGCACTTCCAAAGATCACGAGACCTTGCTGGATTCTGCTCCTAGAGTACAAGGCAGTAAG AGTGAAGAATTTATAACACAGCCTACTGAGAAATTACCAGTTCCTCAAGTGTCAGCTGACCCTCCTGCAAGCAAG ACAAAAATGGAAACCTCTCGGAGTAGCAAAGCCAGTGCAAATGGAGTTTAG
- the LETM2 gene encoding LETM1 domain-containing protein LETM2, mitochondrial isoform X2, producing MAFYSCNIFLAIARSRGPHLLVHSSCSPFSPSIAVVQLVDSHLNRTYQKDTECQQLLYGTKQGIGLPLSLTQPVRLLHSSPHRHQEGQDKPQLKQSTAKKDTEVVSVPVKGTEPAVSKKSLWQKIVDELKHYYNGFHLLWIDTKVAARMVWRLLHGQILSRRERRRVSKD from the exons ATGGCCTTCTACAGCTGTAACATATTCCTCGCAATAGCCAGGTCCAG GGGACCCCACCTGCTTGTACACTCCAGCTGCTCCCCATTTTCTCCCTCCATTGCAGTTGTTCAGCTGGTAGATTCCCACCTTAATCGAACTTACCAGAAGGACACTGAGTGCCAGCAGCTACTCTACGGCACAAAGCAGGGCATCGGACTACCTCTCTCGCTAACACAGCCCGTGCGACTGCTTCACTCATCGCCTCACAGGCACCAAGAGGGTCAGGACAAGCCCCAGCTTAAGCAAAGTACTGCGAAAAAGGACACTGAGGTGGTCAGCGTTCCAGTCAAAGGCACAGAGCCTGCTGTGTCCAAGAAATCATTGTGGCAAAAGATTGTGGATGAACTGAAACACTACTATAACGGATTCCACTTGCTTTGGATTGACACAAAAGTGGCTGCCAGGATGGTGTGGAGACTGTTGCACGGACAGATCCTCAGTAGGAGAGAAAGGCGAAGGGTGAGCAAAGATTAA